TGGATTTGAAGTTCCTATGATTTTGGCGCCAACCACGATTGGGCACTTCAAATTCGAAGACCACGCTAGCCGACTCGTTCCATTGCGGGGGATTTTGCCCGGCGAGGGTGGCGATTTGTCGAACGTCCCTCAAACCGTTACGCTCTCGCCTCAGGCAACGTTCTCGGCGCGTTGTGGCATCCCTGCCCCAACGTCCGGAAATCGAGGAAGCGCATGGCCCAGCAATCGCACCACCAGCCCAAGGCTTACCATAACCAACGGTTCCTGGAGAGCCGGGACGCACGCGCCTTGCGTATTTTGGCCGAATATCTCGAGCCCCTTTACCGCTTCCAGCGGCACAACGTGCAGGACACGATCGTGTTCATGGGCTCGGCCAGGATAAAGTCGATGGAAACGTCGAGCGCAGCTCTCGCCGAGGCGGAAAGGAAAGGCGAGGGGGTCGAGGCGGCGCGCACGGCAGTCGAGCTGTCAACCTATTACGAGGCTGCGCGCGAGCTTGCCCGTCGCTTGACCGAATGGTCGAAAAATCTCGGGAACGAAGAGCGCCGCTTCGTCGTTTGCACCGGTGGAGGCCCTGGGATCATGGAGGCGGCCAACCGCGGGGCGTCCGAAGCGAAGGGGATCAATGTCGGGTTGACCATCTCGATCCCGAACGAGGAATTCTACAACACCTTCGTGAGTAGGGAGCTCCATGTGCACTTCCACTATTTTTTTATGCGTAAGTTCTGGTTCGTCTACCTCGCGAAGGCGGTCGTATTGTTTCCCGGTGGCTTTGG
This is a stretch of genomic DNA from Alphaproteobacteria bacterium. It encodes these proteins:
- a CDS encoding LOG family protein, coding for MAQQSHHQPKAYHNQRFLESRDARALRILAEYLEPLYRFQRHNVQDTIVFMGSARIKSMETSSAALAEAERKGEGVEAARTAVELSTYYEAARELARRLTEWSKNLGNEERRFVVCTGGGPGIMEAANRGASEAKGINVGLTISIPNEEFYNTFVSRELHVHFHYFFMRKFWFVYLAKAVVLFPGGFGTLDELFEILTLVQTRKMRKPMPIVLFGTKFWDEVVNLDALVRYGTISPEDVHLFHRTNSIDEAYQLITHGLTDFALGSPGPTL